In one window of Dissulfuribacter thermophilus DNA:
- the gdhA gene encoding NADP-specific glutamate dehydrogenase, with the protein MAAVCLSEGLHTFIKGIKERHPGDREFHQAVFEVAQDIIPFMDKNPIYREKRIFERLTEADRIIIFRVTWEDDQGVIHTNRGYRIQHSNAIGPYKGGIRFRAPLRLSVLKALAFEQTFKNSLTGLPMGGAKGGANFNPKGKSDREIMKFCQQYMTELSRYIGPNLDIPAGDIGVGEREISYMFGQYKKIKNEFSGALTGKGVSFGGSLIRKEATGYGCAYMLEFVLKEQNQRLEGKSVAVSGAGNVAIHAIEKLVNKGANVITVSDSSGFVYAPKGLAEKDVEELKILKFEKRGRISQFAKDRGLRYFSGKKPWAVPCDIALPCAIQNEISDSDAKTLIMNGCRFFLEGANIPCTPEAVHTIMASKRVFIPGKAANAGGVAVSGLELTQNSMRLSWTEEELDLRLKEIMADIHATIVKYGREHDGYVNYKKGANIGAFLKVADAMLSCGTV; encoded by the coding sequence ATGGCTGCTGTATGCCTGTCCGAGGGGCTACATACATTCATTAAGGGCATCAAAGAAAGACACCCTGGTGATAGGGAATTTCACCAAGCAGTCTTTGAAGTGGCGCAAGACATCATCCCTTTTATGGACAAGAACCCTATTTACCGAGAAAAACGCATTTTTGAGCGGCTCACAGAGGCCGACAGGATCATAATATTTAGGGTGACATGGGAGGATGATCAAGGTGTAATACACACTAATAGAGGCTACAGGATCCAGCACAGTAATGCCATTGGTCCTTATAAAGGAGGGATACGTTTTAGAGCCCCTCTCAGACTCAGTGTGCTTAAAGCCCTTGCCTTTGAGCAGACCTTCAAAAACAGCCTTACTGGCCTACCTATGGGTGGTGCAAAGGGAGGTGCCAACTTTAATCCAAAAGGGAAATCAGACCGTGAAATAATGAAATTTTGCCAGCAATACATGACTGAGCTCAGTCGCTATATTGGCCCCAATCTTGATATTCCTGCAGGAGATATTGGGGTAGGAGAGCGAGAAATAAGCTACATGTTCGGTCAATATAAAAAGATAAAAAACGAATTTTCAGGTGCCCTCACCGGAAAGGGAGTGTCTTTTGGAGGGAGTCTCATTAGAAAAGAGGCCACAGGATACGGATGCGCCTATATGCTTGAATTTGTACTTAAAGAACAAAACCAACGACTTGAAGGAAAATCCGTGGCTGTTTCAGGGGCGGGTAATGTGGCAATACATGCCATTGAAAAATTGGTTAACAAAGGTGCAAATGTAATCACTGTTTCTGATTCTTCAGGGTTTGTATATGCCCCAAAAGGCCTAGCAGAAAAGGACGTAGAGGAATTAAAGATACTCAAGTTTGAAAAGAGGGGAAGGATATCTCAGTTCGCTAAAGACAGAGGTCTAAGATACTTTTCCGGCAAAAAGCCTTGGGCTGTACCCTGTGATATCGCCCTTCCATGTGCCATTCAAAATGAAATTAGTGACTCTGATGCAAAGACTTTAATAATGAATGGCTGTAGATTCTTTCTAGAGGGCGCAAATATTCCGTGTACGCCTGAGGCAGTTCACACAATTATGGCCTCAAAACGCGTTTTCATACCTGGTAAGGCCGCAAATGCTGGAGGTGTGGCAGTCTCAGGATTGGAGTTGACCCAAAACAGTATGAGACTTTCCTGGACAGAGGAGGAGTTAGACCTGAGACTAAAAGAAATCATGGCAGACATACATGCGACAATTGTCAAATATGGAAGAGAACATGATGGCTATGTAAACTATAAAAAAGGAGCCAATATCGGAGCATTTTTAAAGGTGGCAGATGCAATGCTAAGCTGCGGAACAGTCTAG
- a CDS encoding deoxyguanosinetriphosphate triphosphohydrolase family protein, producing MDVQLWKKRLEAEEKKRLSPFATLSLNAQRERDEETVKQDHRTAFSIDTDRILHSLAYTRYIDKTQVFSLIPNDHITHRVLHVQIVSRISRSIGRFLGLNVDLIEAISLGHDIGHPPFGHDGEQYLSKICHSHGIGYFVHSCQGVRFLRDVERKGRGLNLTLQVLDGILCHDGERHQREISPIRGKTFSDLLKEMEEKEQNPQKDFVPTTLEACLVRMTDVISYIGRDIEDAIRLGLIDRKDIPKECRDRLGDTNGKIVYNLVEDLIQNSFDRDTISFSKEVSEILKILRAFNMERIYLNPLIKTQAKKIENLFQYLFERLLEDVKTFNKSSPIVCDFLNGMNTRYMDSTKPEEKVRDFIAGMTDAYFLRIAREMLIPEMLPAKFK from the coding sequence ATGGATGTCCAACTCTGGAAAAAAAGGCTTGAAGCCGAAGAAAAGAAAAGACTTTCACCCTTTGCAACCCTCAGCCTCAATGCCCAGAGAGAACGGGATGAAGAAACCGTCAAGCAAGACCACAGGACAGCCTTTTCAATAGATACAGACCGAATACTCCACTCATTGGCATACACTCGTTATATAGACAAAACACAGGTCTTTTCCCTAATTCCAAACGATCACATTACTCACAGGGTCTTGCATGTACAGATAGTTTCACGGATTTCAAGGAGTATTGGGAGATTCTTAGGGCTTAACGTCGATCTCATAGAGGCCATAAGCCTAGGACATGACATTGGCCATCCTCCATTTGGTCATGATGGAGAACAGTATCTGTCTAAAATCTGTCATTCCCATGGAATAGGATACTTCGTCCACAGTTGTCAGGGGGTAAGATTTCTGAGAGATGTAGAACGTAAAGGAAGAGGATTGAATCTAACCTTACAGGTACTCGATGGAATTTTATGCCATGATGGAGAAAGGCACCAAAGAGAAATCAGCCCAATACGGGGAAAGACCTTCAGCGACCTCTTAAAAGAAATGGAAGAAAAGGAGCAGAATCCTCAAAAAGATTTCGTCCCAACAACTCTAGAGGCATGTCTTGTTAGAATGACCGATGTTATAAGTTATATAGGGCGAGATATAGAAGATGCAATTCGTCTTGGCCTTATTGATAGAAAAGATATACCAAAAGAATGTAGGGATCGCCTTGGTGATACAAATGGAAAAATTGTTTATAACCTGGTGGAAGACCTCATCCAAAACAGCTTTGACAGGGACACTATCTCCTTTAGTAAAGAAGTTTCAGAAATCTTGAAAATCCTACGTGCTTTCAATATGGAGAGAATATATCTCAATCCCCTTATAAAGACCCAGGCAAAAAAGATTGAAAATCTGTTTCAATACCTATTTGAACGTCTTTTGGAGGATGTCAAAACATTCAATAAAAGTAGCCCCATAGTCTGTGATTTCTTAAACGGTATGAACACCCGCTACATGGATTCCACCAAACCAGAAGAAAAGGTAAGAGACTTTATCGCGGGTATGACCGATGCATATTTTCTCAGAATAGCTAGAGAAATGCTAATCCCTGAAATGCTTCCTGCAAAGTTTAAGTAA
- a CDS encoding NAD(P)-dependent malic enzyme yields the protein MDQIYNDALDLHRKLRGKIEVRAKAEIKNLRDLSLLYSPGVAAPCRAIKRDLEEVWNYTIKANTVGIVTDGSAVLGLGDIGPEASLPVMEGKAMLFKRFANIDAFPICLATKDPEEIVETVRRICPVFGGINLEDIAAPRCFLVEEALQDLGIPVFHDDQHGTAIVVLAALMNAVKCLGKSLEDLKVVICGAGAAGIAIARLLRCVGHEGTSCITVKEVICVDSKGIIHRDREDLNRPKEEILMYTNPRNIKGGLEEALSGADCFIGVSKGNILDKSLISKMNHDPIVFALANPDPEINPKDALEAGAAIVATGRSDFPNQVNNVLGFPGIFRGALDARAKRITNEMKLAASKAIAACVEDPTPDRIIPSVLNEDIVKMVSIAVFRAANMGDLTE from the coding sequence ATGGACCAGATTTATAATGATGCCTTGGATCTTCACAGGAAACTGAGGGGAAAAATTGAGGTAAGAGCAAAGGCCGAGATTAAAAATTTACGTGATTTGAGCCTTCTCTACTCTCCTGGTGTAGCTGCACCATGCAGGGCTATTAAAAGGGATTTGGAAGAAGTCTGGAACTATACGATAAAGGCAAATACAGTAGGTATCGTAACTGATGGTTCTGCCGTACTTGGATTAGGAGATATTGGTCCAGAGGCTTCTCTCCCTGTGATGGAGGGAAAGGCCATGCTTTTTAAAAGATTTGCCAATATAGACGCCTTTCCAATTTGCTTGGCCACGAAAGATCCGGAAGAGATCGTAGAGACTGTCAGAAGGATTTGCCCTGTTTTTGGAGGCATCAACCTTGAGGATATAGCTGCTCCACGTTGTTTTTTAGTAGAAGAGGCCCTGCAAGACCTTGGCATCCCTGTATTTCATGACGATCAACATGGAACTGCCATAGTGGTCCTTGCGGCCCTCATGAACGCTGTAAAATGTCTTGGAAAGAGCCTTGAAGACCTAAAAGTCGTAATCTGCGGTGCTGGAGCCGCAGGTATTGCAATTGCAAGATTGTTGAGGTGTGTGGGCCATGAAGGTACATCGTGTATTACGGTCAAAGAAGTAATATGTGTAGATAGTAAGGGCATTATTCATAGGGACAGAGAAGATTTGAATAGGCCCAAGGAGGAGATCTTGATGTACACAAATCCCCGTAATATTAAAGGTGGATTAGAAGAGGCCCTGAGTGGAGCAGACTGTTTTATTGGGGTGAGCAAAGGAAATATTCTGGATAAGAGTCTGATATCCAAGATGAATCACGATCCAATTGTCTTTGCCCTGGCAAATCCTGATCCAGAGATCAACCCTAAAGATGCGCTTGAGGCTGGAGCAGCAATCGTTGCCACAGGAAGGAGTGATTTTCCCAATCAGGTCAATAATGTTTTGGGATTTCCAGGAATATTTAGAGGGGCATTAGATGCAAGGGCAAAGCGTATAACGAATGAGATGAAATTGGCAGCTTCAAAGGCGATTGCCGCATGCGTGGAAGATCCAACTCCAGATAGAATTATACCAAGTGTCCTAAATGAAGATATAGTAAAGATGGTATCAATTGCTGTTTTTCGTGCTGCTAACATGGGGGACCTGACAGAATAG